One window of Chroococcidiopsis sp. TS-821 genomic DNA carries:
- a CDS encoding UDP-glucose/GDP-mannose dehydrogenase family protein, whose translation MRVCVIGTGYVGLVTGACLAHIGHDVICVDNNEEKVKLMKAGQSPIFEPGLSEIMQSAIAAKKIEFTTDLGAGVNHGEILFIAVGTPPLPTGESDTRYVEAVARGIGAHLNGGYKVIVNKSTVPIGSGDWVRMLVLDGIAERQTEKVPVAAGNVKEELPFTQIAEFDVVSNPEFLREGSAVYDTFNPDRIVLGSNNPKAIAMMQELYTPIVERQFAEDKSLPPVPIVVTDLSSAEMIKYAANAFLATKISFINEVANICDRVGADVTQVAKGIGLDSRIGNKFLQAGIGWGGSCFPKDVSALIHTADDYGYEAHLLKAAVSVNQRQRLIAVEKLQQVLKILKGKTVGLLGLTFKPDTDDMRDAPALNLIEHLNRLGTKVKAYDPIVSQSGMRHGLSGVMVETDPERLADGCDALVLVTDWKQFQNLDYEKMASLMNNPVMIDGRNFLDREKLQQAGFYYVGVGR comes from the coding sequence CGTAATTGGTACTGGATACGTCGGCTTAGTGACTGGCGCTTGCCTAGCTCATATTGGGCATGATGTCATTTGTGTCGATAATAACGAAGAAAAAGTTAAGTTGATGAAAGCCGGACAGTCACCAATATTTGAGCCAGGACTGTCAGAGATTATGCAGTCGGCGATCGCTGCCAAAAAAATTGAGTTCACAACCGATTTAGGTGCGGGCGTGAATCACGGAGAAATTCTCTTTATTGCCGTAGGAACGCCTCCCTTACCAACAGGCGAAAGCGACACCCGCTACGTAGAAGCTGTGGCTCGTGGAATCGGCGCGCATCTCAACGGAGGCTACAAAGTCATCGTTAACAAATCGACAGTACCAATTGGTTCGGGTGACTGGGTGCGGATGCTCGTACTCGATGGCATTGCCGAACGCCAAACTGAAAAAGTTCCTGTTGCTGCGGGTAATGTAAAAGAAGAATTACCCTTTACACAAATCGCTGAGTTTGACGTTGTTAGCAACCCAGAATTTTTGCGCGAAGGCTCGGCAGTGTACGATACCTTTAACCCCGATCGCATTGTGCTTGGTAGCAATAATCCCAAAGCGATCGCCATGATGCAAGAACTCTACACGCCAATTGTCGAGCGTCAATTTGCTGAAGACAAATCGCTACCACCCGTTCCTATCGTGGTGACGGATCTCAGTTCAGCAGAGATGATCAAGTACGCAGCGAATGCTTTCTTGGCAACGAAGATTAGTTTTATTAACGAAGTTGCGAATATTTGCGATCGCGTTGGTGCAGACGTCACGCAAGTTGCTAAAGGGATTGGGCTTGACTCGCGAATTGGGAACAAATTCTTACAAGCTGGTATTGGCTGGGGCGGCTCTTGCTTCCCCAAAGATGTCTCAGCTTTAATTCATACTGCTGATGACTATGGCTACGAAGCACACCTCCTCAAAGCAGCTGTTAGTGTCAATCAACGCCAGCGCCTAATTGCAGTGGAAAAACTCCAACAAGTTCTCAAAATCCTCAAGGGTAAAACTGTTGGTTTGCTCGGCTTAACCTTTAAACCGGATACCGATGATATGCGCGATGCACCAGCACTCAACTTAATCGAGCATCTCAATCGTCTAGGAACAAAAGTCAAAGCCTACGACCCCATTGTATCCCAAAGCGGAATGCGTCATGGTCTTTCGGGTGTGATGGTGGAAACCGATCCTGAGCGCCTTGCAGATGGTTGTGATGCTTTAGTTTTAGTGACTGACTGGAAACAGTTCCAAAATCTCGATTACGAGAAAATGGCAAGCTTGATGAATAATCCTGTTATGATCGATGGTCGTAACTTCCTTGACCGCGAGAAGCTACAGCAAGCTGGATTCTACTACGTTGGTGTAGGACGGTAG
- a CDS encoding DUF2993 domain-containing protein, with the protein MLFGGLSGLTNPTGTDWGERMLNTVASQTIRHLFTRSESVEVAVRCYPSSKLLQGSIDSFKMSGRGLVIRKDFYVEEMSFETDAVAIDFSSVLGGKLTLKQPTQAVAQVTLTEDGINNAFNAELVKKRLQNLSLPNLADISGGESISFSDVQVQLLPENEVKIFAKADISNGKLVPIGLKATLAVERRRRVTFQNPQFEAQDIPEAQQDISQTLTNALAEILNNMVDLDRFDLDGVMMRINRLETQGQKLIFSGYAQIERIPSNA; encoded by the coding sequence ATGTTATTTGGCGGACTGAGTGGTTTAACTAATCCTACTGGCACTGACTGGGGAGAACGGATGCTCAACACCGTTGCCAGCCAAACGATTCGTCATTTATTTACCCGTAGCGAATCGGTAGAAGTCGCTGTCCGCTGTTATCCTTCTAGTAAATTGTTACAAGGTAGTATTGACAGCTTTAAAATGAGCGGTCGAGGTTTAGTCATTCGTAAAGACTTTTATGTCGAAGAAATGTCATTTGAAACTGATGCCGTGGCAATTGACTTTAGCTCGGTTCTCGGCGGTAAGCTCACGCTCAAGCAACCCACGCAAGCTGTTGCTCAAGTTACGTTAACAGAAGACGGTATCAACAACGCTTTCAACGCTGAACTTGTCAAAAAACGTCTCCAAAATCTTTCTTTACCAAACTTAGCTGATATTTCCGGTGGTGAGTCAATTTCTTTTAGCGATGTTCAAGTCCAACTATTACCGGAAAACGAAGTTAAAATTTTCGCTAAAGCAGACATCAGTAACGGCAAACTAGTACCGATTGGACTAAAAGCGACTTTAGCAGTAGAACGCCGCCGCCGCGTCACTTTTCAAAACCCTCAGTTTGAAGCTCAAGACATTCCCGAAGCGCAACAAGATATTTCGCAAACTTTAACCAATGCTCTAGCCGAAATCTTGAATAATATGGTTGACCTAGATCGCTTTGATTTAGATGGCGTCATGATGCGAATCAACCGCTTAGAAACTCAAGGTCAAAAACTCATCTTTAGCGGCTACGCCCAAATTGAGCGCATTCCTAGTAATGCATAA
- a CDS encoding TldD/PmbA family protein has product MPSIDELAGYTQASAKRLGIEKFDIYGSSVDETSVQVDSGEPKQVKASNRSSVIVRVWNKDNTVGVTSTTDVDPNGIDLALKTAYEASFFGVKENVPDFSPEATAELKANTEATAPQAPVSQLIDTLIKAEKQLLQAHPAIKGVPYNGLSQRDLSRFYLNSDGAMRNEARSYTSIYLYSKTEQEGKKPRSAGAFRINRSLEQLDLQGCVEEVAEKTISHLDYEKVKSGKYRVVFSPEAFLSLLGAFSNLFNAQNILDKQSLSTPESLGKQIASPLLSVCDDALHPENIAAETFDGEGTPTRRIPLITNGVLSNFIHSAGTAKRFNTQPTGHANIGAKVSVSPHFYHVFPGEAASREYSLDSAENVIFIDNVQALHAGVKALQGSFSLPFDGWLVTNGKRTSIESATVAGDFLELLQSIIFVEKEPELTPAGVCPRIWVDNLSITGE; this is encoded by the coding sequence ATGCCTAGTATTGATGAACTTGCAGGATACACGCAAGCAAGTGCAAAACGCCTTGGAATAGAAAAATTTGATATTTACGGTTCATCGGTTGACGAAACCAGCGTTCAAGTTGATAGCGGCGAACCAAAACAAGTCAAAGCCTCAAATCGTTCCAGTGTGATTGTACGCGTTTGGAATAAAGATAATACCGTTGGAGTGACTAGCACTACCGATGTCGATCCTAATGGTATTGATTTAGCATTAAAGACAGCTTATGAAGCAAGTTTCTTTGGGGTAAAAGAAAATGTCCCCGACTTCAGTCCTGAAGCTACTGCTGAACTGAAAGCGAATACCGAAGCAACAGCGCCACAAGCGCCAGTTTCACAACTCATCGATACTCTAATTAAAGCTGAAAAACAGCTTTTACAAGCGCACCCTGCCATCAAAGGCGTACCGTATAACGGTTTATCTCAAAGAGATCTCAGCCGTTTCTACCTTAATAGTGACGGCGCGATGCGTAATGAAGCGCGTTCTTATACATCGATTTATCTTTACAGCAAGACTGAACAAGAAGGCAAAAAGCCTCGTAGTGCCGGTGCGTTTCGGATTAATCGCAGTTTAGAACAACTCGACTTACAAGGTTGTGTAGAAGAAGTAGCAGAGAAAACAATTAGCCATCTTGATTACGAAAAAGTTAAATCAGGTAAATATCGTGTCGTTTTCTCGCCAGAAGCTTTTTTAAGTTTATTGGGTGCTTTCTCCAATCTTTTTAATGCTCAAAATATCTTAGATAAGCAAAGTCTTTCTACACCAGAATCTTTAGGTAAACAAATTGCTTCGCCTCTACTTTCAGTCTGCGATGATGCGTTGCATCCCGAGAATATTGCCGCAGAAACTTTTGATGGCGAAGGAACGCCAACGCGACGCATTCCCTTAATTACTAATGGAGTTTTAAGTAATTTTATCCACAGTGCGGGTACAGCAAAACGGTTTAATACTCAACCTACAGGTCACGCGAATATTGGTGCTAAAGTTAGCGTGAGTCCGCATTTTTATCACGTATTTCCTGGAGAAGCCGCATCACGGGAGTACAGCTTGGACAGTGCAGAAAATGTCATTTTTATTGATAATGTACAAGCACTTCATGCAGGAGTTAAGGCGTTACAAGGTTCATTCTCGCTTCCGTTTGATGGTTGGCTCGTGACCAACGGTAAAAGAACCAGTATTGAATCAGCAACAGTCGCAGGAGATTTTCTCGAGCTGTTACAATCGATTATTTTTGTAGAGAAAGAGCCTGAACTTACCCCAGCAGGCGTTTGTCCGAGAATTTGGGTTGATAATCTTTCGATTACTGGCGAATGA